A single Anopheles funestus chromosome 2RL, idAnoFuneDA-416_04, whole genome shotgun sequence DNA region contains:
- the LOC125763981 gene encoding class E basic helix-loop-helix protein 23, giving the protein MDPPHNPFNFHLGPPASHGVHSHHPEPTPSPPQSVPGRRTPLGTVGLGGFYAQPHASSSTHTDENRPSGSSESPPPHHHASVPPGSSGKQKNRQGKSVRLNINARERRRMHDLNDALDELRSVIPYAHSPSVRKLSKIATLLLAKNYILMQANALDELRRLLAYIQSAAGASIPTVDLRTMPSALKLQQLLQAPHQDLTLQQVGGTSSTSTTSQPPPPPPPAPSQNP; this is encoded by the exons ATGGATCCTCCGCACAATCCATTCAATTTTCATCTAGGCCCACCGGCGTCCCACGGTGTTCATAGCCATCATCCCGAGCCTACACCGAGTCCTCCGCAAAGTGTTCCAGGACGCCGAACTCCACTCGGTACGGTGGGTCTCGGTGGATTCTATGCCCAACCGCACGCATCTTCTTCTACCCACACCGATGAAAATCGTCCCTCGGGAAGTTCTGAAAG CCCACCGCCTCATCATCACGCATCCGTACCACCAGGAAGTTCTGGGAAGCAAAAGAACCGGCAAGGTAAATCGGTTCGACTGAACATTAACGCACGGGAACGCCGAAGAATGCACGATCTTAATGATGCACTGGACGAACTGCGCAGCGTTATACCCTACGCACATTCGCCTTCGGTGCGCAAACTTTCCAAGATTGCTACATTGCTGCTGGCGAAGAACTACATTCTCATGCAGGCAAATGCCTTGGACGAGCTCAGAAG ACTGCTAGCGTACATACAGAGTGCTGCCGGTGCCAGTATCCCAACAGTGGATTTACGCACGATGCCTTCGGCCCTCAAGCTGCAGCAGTTGCTGCAGGCTCCCCATCAGGATCTTACCCTCCAGCAGGTTGGCGGTACTTCTTCAACCAGCACGACAAGTCAGCCACCACCTCCGCCTCCTCCTGCTCCTAGTCAAAATCcttaa